The genomic stretch TCCTGAAGACGAAGCTCGTCGAACACGGATACGCGCCTGACCCCGAAGCTACACTCGGACGTATCGCAGAATCCGAGAGCGACGTCTACTCAGCCTCAGATGATACGACGGCTGACGAGGAGTCGGCTACCGAGAGGGTCGACAGACTCCTGACGAAGTGGCTCTCGGTATTCCTCGACCAGGGGAAAGCCCACTGGTCGATGCCCAGCCGTGAGGAGGGCTTCTATACTGCCTTCCTAACGGTGGCTCGCAACGACGGCGAGGTTCCCAACACGAAACGTCTGACTGAGCTCTCCACCGACCCCGCCGAAGCCATATCAGAGATACTCAGCGAGTATCCTCGGTCGGAGTGGCAGACTGTATTCGAGTACCATCTTACGGCTCTGCCGGGATGGACGGGATTCATCAAACAACGTATCGACGACGGCGATAGCTGGCAGTCTGCTTATCCCATCACACTCACCGAGTACGTCGCGGCTCGGTTAGTTCTCGCGGATATAGTCGACGCGCCGATACATCCCGAGGAGGCGTCAGATCCCCGGTTCCTCGACGACGCGAATCCTACGCAAACCGACACGTATGACGACTCTGTCACGTTACCGCTCCCGGCTGTCTGGCTCTCGGCATGGGAAGCCACATACAGGAATCAACTCGTCGACGCAGTCTCCGAAGAAAGTGAGAGCCTCGAACAGAGCCGGAGCTCCACGTCTACCTCTACCTCTACTTCTACCGACGGAGACAGCCACCGACCCGACGCTCAGCTCGTTTTCTGTATCGATACTCGTTCGGAGATCATCCGCCGCCACATAGAGGCGACGGGTGACTACGAGACACACGGATACGCCGGCTTCTTCGGGGTTCCGATGCGTTATAAGGGCTACAACACAGACGTGGCTGCCGACGCTTGCCCACCTATCGTCGAGACACAGCATTACATAGTCGACTCCCCGAGCGACACGGGCAACCAGGAACGTATCGCTCACGACCACTGGACGAACCTCTTCGGTGCCGCGACGGATCTACTGAAGACTCTGAAGGGCAACGCCGCTACAGTCTTCAACTTCGTCGAAGCCACCGGCAGTGGCTACGGTCCTATGCTTGCCACCCGCACACTCCTCCCGAGACGTGTCTATGACTTCCTCGAAACCAAGGACGACTTCGTTCCCAACCACCACGAGTTCTGTGAGCTGTCTGTGGGTAATCAGTGTCTGAGTGATGGACTCACCCTCGATGACAAGGTCGAGTATGCCACGACAGCCTTTGAACTCATGGGATGGGAGGAGTTCTCGCGTCTCGTCGTCTTCGTGGGTCACGCGAGCGAAACCACGAACAATCCGTTCGGTTCGAGTCTCGACTGTGGCGCGTGTGCGGGCAACCCCGGAGGTCCAAACGCACGCGTCCTAGCCACTGTATGTAACGACAACGCCGTCCAAGAAGAGCTACGAGACCTCGGGTTCGAGATACCCGACGACACGGTCTTCGTCGCCGGCGAACACAACACTACGACCGACGAGATAGAGCTTTACACTGACGGGGTTCCCGAGAGCCACGAGGCTGAACTCGAACAGCTCAGCGAGGACCTCGCTACGGCTCGCGCGGGTGCAGCGTCTGAACGTTACTCAGACTCGGACTCCGGAGGTATACGTGAGACAGAGCGGCGGTCTGCCGACTGGGCAGAGACACGTCCCGAATGGGGACTCGCTGGCAACGCCTCGTTTGTGATAGGACCACGTCAGCTCACCTCGGGTCTCGATCTCGACGGAAGAGCCTTCCTTCACTCGTATGACTGGTCTACCGACCCCGACGGAGACGCACTCGAAGCCATCATGACTGGACCTATGGTCGTCACACAGTGGATCAACAGCCAGTACTACTTCGCAGCCGTCGACACCGCAGTCTACGGCAGTGGATCGAAGGTGACACACAACCCCGTCGGTAACATCGGCGTCTACCAGGGCAACGGCGGCGACCTGATGACCGGACTACCTCTCCAGTCACTCAGGAAGTCCGACGACGAGCTATACCACAAGCCCCTGCGTCTCTCGACGGTTATACACGCGCCACTCGAACGCGTCAACCAGGTTCTGTCAGACCACAAGGAGGTGACCCAACTCCTCGACAACAGCTGGCTCTCTCTTACGGTCGTCGATCCGACTCAGGGTCACAGAGCCTTCGATTACGAGGGCGAGTTCGACTGGACATCCGTCTCCGGCGAAACCCGGTCTAAACCAGAGTCAGACTCAGAGCCCGAGGTGACCGACTCTCGGATTGCGGCGGACGACTAATCCGCCATCTCGGTTAGAACCAAGACTGAAGACAGTTAGTACTGTCTTTTAATATCTAAAATTTACTATAGATATACTAATATTTATATACTGAAGTACGTCTAAACGAGTCTGTGTATAAAGATAAATCAGTGTGAGGCAGCATAGTTTAAACTAGCCTGAGGTCACGTCTGAGCCATCAGTCCAAAACCCCGAAACAATGAACGACTCACTCTACGAACTCATCGTCGAGGAGAGTAACGACGGTGTCTTAGTCGCACAGGACGGCGAGGTCGTCTACGCCAACCAACGTCTACAGGAGATGACTGGCTACTCCGACGACGAGATACTCGGTTCGTCAAAGACGATGGCTGTCGCGCCCGAGTACGTCAGAGAGGTCGAGGGGTACCACCGAGCACGTATGGAGGGGAAACCCGCTCCGAGCCGGTACGAGGTCGAAATCCAAACCGAAGACGGCGACCGTGTCCCTGTCGAGCTTTCTGTCAGCCGGGTCATATACGAGGGGGAGCCGGTATCAGTCTCATTCTGGCGGGATATAACCGAGACGAAGGAGAAGACACGGGAGCTACAAGACCTCAAGCGTGAGTACGATTCGGTCTTCGAGAACGTCCAGGACGCCCTCTTCCTACTCAACGTCGATCAAGACGGTACGGTTTGGTTCCAGCGGTTTAACCAGAGAGAGGAGGAGTACACAGGCAAGTCGACCGAGGAGATCCGTGGCAAGACTCCCGTCGAGGCTTTCGGCGAGGATCTCGGCTCAGATCTACGCGCAAACTACCGCGAATGTGTCGAACGCCAGGAGACGGTGACCTACGAGGAAGAGATTACACTCGGCGATGAGACGCGTGTCTGGCAGACTAAGTTAACCCCTGTCGTCGTCGACGGACGTGTCGAGAAGATCGTGGGATCGGGACGTGACATCACCGAACGTAAGGAGTACGAGGAAGACCTCGAACGCGCCCGGAAGAGACTCCGAGTCCTCTTCGACGAGGCACCCGACGCGATGGCTATACACGGCTCCGAGGGTGAGATTCTGGACGTGAATCGGGGTGCCGTCGACTACACCGGCTACTCACGTGACGAACTACTCTCTATGAATGTCTCCGACTTCGAAGCCGGGAAAGACGAGGAAGACCTGCGTGAGATGTGGTCTGAGATGGAGCCGGGCGAGACTGCGAAGCTCGAAACCCGACACAGACGAGCCGACGGATCGACCTATCCCGTCGAGGTCTGGGTATCGAGGATAGACGTCCACGGCGAGCCCCGGTATCTCGCGCTCGCACGTGACATCACTGAGCGCAACGAGTACGAGGAAGAGCTGGAGGAGAAGAACGCCTTACTCTCGACTCTCTTCGAGTCATTGCCCGTCGGGGTTCTGGCTGAGGACAGCTCGCGCAGGGTTCTGAAGACTAACCAGCAGATGTTCGATCTCTTCGGCATACCTGGAGATCCTGACGAAGTCGTCGGAAACGACTGTGAGAAGATGGCGGACGAGATGAAAGACCTCTTCGTCGACTCCGAGGGGTTCGTGGAACGTATCAACAGTATAGTCGAGAGCAACGAGCCGGTCGATAAAGAAAAGATCCAACTCGTAGACGGACGTACATTTGAGAGAACCCATCGACCTGTTGAGATGCTAGGCGACGACGGTCATCTCTGGATCTACCGTGACATCACACAGAACAAGGAGTACGAGAACGAGCTTAAACACGCACGTGAAGAGCTTCGTCAGGTAATAGATCTCGTCCCGGATATGATATTCGCTAAGAACCGAGAGGGTAAGTATCTCCTCGCAAACCAGAAGACAGCCGACGTCTACGGGTCAACTTCCGAGGAGATCGAAGGCTCATTCGAGAAGGAAGTCATCCCCAATCCCGAGGACTCCGAGGAGTTCCGACGTGACGACATCGAGGTCATCGAGTCAGGCGAGCCGAAGCAGAATCCCGTCGAAACCATAACGACCGCCGACGGCGAGAAACGTGTCCTACAGACGACGAAGATACCCTACAAGGTTCCCGGAACCGGCGAGGACGCTGTTCTCGGATACGCGCGTGACGTGACCGAACTCAAGGAGTACGAGGAGGAGCTCGAAGAACAGCGTGACAGCCTCGAAGTCCTCAACCAGGTAGTCCGCCACGACATACGTAACGACCTCCAGCTCGTCTTAGCCTACACCGACGCTCTAGAGATGTACGTCGAGGAGGAGGGCGAGAAATACATCGAGAAGGTTCTCGACGCCGCACGTGACGCAGTCGACATCACGACGACGGCGCGCGACGTCACCGAGGTAATGCTCCAGTCGGAAGCCGACAGATGTCCCGTGAACCTGAGACTGACTCTTGAGAACGAAGTCGACGACGCACAGTCGAACCACGAAAATGCCCTTATTACGGTAGACGGTTCTGTCCCCGACGTAGATGTACTTGCCAACGACATGCTGGAGTCTGTCTTCAGGAACATACTCAATAACGCCGTCCAGCACAACGACAAGGAGGTAGCCGAGGTAACTGTCTCGGCAACCGTCGAGGGTGAAGACGCAGTCGTCAGGGTAGCCGACAACGGACTAGGGATTCCCGACGAGAGGAAGGAGGAGATATTCGGAAAGGGTGAGAAGGGACTCGAAAGCGAGGGAACCGGCATAGGTCTCTACTTAGTCCACACACTCGTAGACGAGTACGGCGGCGATGTCTGGGTAGAGGACAGACACGACGGAACCGAGGGATCAGTCTTCAGGGTCAGACTTCGAACCGCCTAACCCACCCGTCAAGAGCGACTTGACCGAACTATATTTGAGTCCACCCCGAACAGAGTATAGTATGACGAGAAAGGCGACTGCGATAGCCCATCCGATACAGGGTCTAATCAAGTACCACGGTCTACGTGACGACGAACTCCGTATCCCGTACCACGACTCGATCTCTGTCTGTACCGCACCGTCCTCGACCAAGACGACAGTCGAGTTCGGACACGAAGACGACACCGTGATAGTCGACGGAGAAGAGATAGACGACTCGGGGTATGAGAGAGCATCTAAGATACTCGACAAGGTGCGCGAGATATCCGACGTCAGTTCGGGAGCAAGAGTCGAGTCGGAGAACACATTCCCGTCAAACGTCGGCTTAGGCGCGTCGTCGTCGGGCTTCGGAGCGCTCTCTGTCGCCGCGGTGAGGGCAGCGGGTCTCGACCTAAGCTTAGAGGAGATATCCGCTATAGCACGACGTGGGGCGACTTCTGCGACGAGGAGCGTAACGGGAGGCTTCTCACATCTCCGGACGAGCATGGTCGACGAAGAGTGTGCGTCCGAACGTATTCAGACGGGATTCGACGAGGACGACCTCAGGATAGTCGTCGGACTCGTCCCCGAGTTCAAACACACAGCGCGCGCACACGACGAGGCGGCGGAGTCGCATCTCTTCGAGAGCCGTCTCGCGTACATACACGGTGCTGTCGCCGAGATGCGGAAGTCCTTACGTGACGGCGACTTCGACGAGACCTTCTCCTCAGCCGAGAGCGACTCACTCTCGCTACTCGCGGTCACTATGACGGGACCCGAGAACTGGATCTACTGGCAGCCCGAGACACTCGAACTCCTCGAACTCGCGCGCGGCCTGAGAGACGACGGCGTCCCCGTCTACTTCTCGACCGACACCGGAGCGACCGCCTACCTCAACACGACTAAGGAACACGCCGACAGGGTCGCTGACGAAGTCGAAGACCTCGGGGTCGAGTCACGCGTCTGGAAGGTCGGTGGGAGCGCGAGGACGGTCGACGACCATCTGTTTTAACATCTCACAGAACCTCTATCGAGTAAGATGGACACCGAAGACCTCAGACGCGACATGCCAGCACTCGACGACTGCGTCTACCTCAACACAGGGGCAAGCGGTCCGTCTCCGAGGCGCGTCGTCGAAGCCGGGGAGGAGTTCCTTGAGTACCACGAGTACGACTCTCCGGCACGTGAGGGGATGTATACCTCCGCAGCCGACGTCCTCGCCGAGACCCGCGACTCCGTAGCGAGCCTCGTAAACGCAGACTCCGATGAGAGCGAGATCTGTCTCACACAGTCGACTACCGAGGGGATAAACATAGTCGCCGAGGCACTCGACTGGGAAGAGGGCGACAAGGCTGTGATGACTGACATCGAACATTCGTCGGGCATACTCCCGTGGAAACGTCTCCGCGACTTACACGGAATAGATGTCGAGGTCGCCGAGACTACCGACGGCTACCTCATGCGCGAAGAGGACGACAGGGACGCCTTCAAGGACGCCGTCGCCGACGCAAATATTGTCTGTCTCAGCTCTATCTCGTGGAACTACGGTACACGTCTCGACGTTGAGGACGCAGTCGGTATCGCCCACGACGCCGGAGCGAAGGTTCTCGTCGACGCCGCCCAGTCGCCGGGACAGGTCGGTGTCGATGTCAAGGACTGGGAAGCCGACTTCGTCGCAGGGACGGGACACAAATGGCTCCTCGGACCCTGGGGCGCCGGATTCCTCTACGCCGACTCGGAAGCCGTGGAGGGAACGAGATCGAGCCGTGTCGGGTACAGAGGCGTCAAGAACCCCAACGACGACGATTTCGAGTACGAGGACGGAGCGAGACGGTTCGAGATCGCTACGCTTCCCGCGGCTACCTACGCCGGCTTCGCCGAGGCGGTAAAGACCTTCGAGGAGATCGGTCTCGGAGAGGTCGAGGACGAGATACGGCGTCTCACCGACCGTCTCAAGGACGGTATAGACGACGATCGTCTCATAAGTCCTAGAGAGTACGAGTCGGGTCTCGTCTCCTTCGAGGCTGACGACCCTGAGAAGCTCGTCGAACGTCTCTCAGACGACTCGGTCGAGATTAGGAGCATACCAGACCCCCACTGCGTCAGAGTCTCGGTACACGCCTTCAACAACTCCGAAGACATCGACGCCGTTCTCGAACGTATCTAGCATCTAAAATGTGCACCGTACTCTTCGCGAAGAACGTCTTCGAGTCCTACCCCGTCGTTATCGCTGCCAACCGTGACGAGTCCTACGACAGGGAGTTCTCGTCACCTGAGACGCGCGAGACTGAGGATGAGGGGGACAGTGTCGACTGGATCTTCGCGCCGCGTGACGAGCGCGAGGGAGGGACGTGGATAGGCTTCAACTCCGAAGGGACATCGGTGGCTGTCACCAATATAGAAACAGAAGACGGAGACAGCCAAGACAGTAACACAGACGACGAGACAGAGGTTAGATCGCGCGGTCTCCTGTGTGACGACGTCCTCTCGGAGTCAGGTGACATAGAAGACCTCGAAGACGTCGTCAGGCACTCGGTCGACGAGAACGAGTACGAGGGCTTCAACCTCGTCGTTGGGACGACGTCCCGCGCCTTCGTGGCTGTCTACGACGGTGACCTCGACTTCGTCTACCCCGAAGACGGGATTCACGTCGTGACCAACTCGCGTTTCGACGACCCCGACGACAAGGCGGTAAGAGTCAGCGACAGCCTACCTGAGCCGTCACTCGGTCTCGACGACTGGGTCGATGAAGCCGAGTGTCTTCTTTCGAGGGACGACATCGATGTCTGTCTCCACAGCCACGAGGACGACGACAAGGGCACGACGTCTTCGAGCATAATCGGAGTCAGAAACCCCGATGTATCCGAGTCCTTCTATCTCTTTGCCGACGGCGCGCCGTGTGAGGCGGATTACGAGAAGTTTACTCCTCCTGGTTCTCCTGGTTCTGGTTCTGGTTCCGGTCGAAGCTCCTGAGCTGTTCGGCGTCAGTGAAGGCGTACCTCGTCACGAGTAGACTACTCGTCATGCTTGTGAGACCTCCTCCTGCGAAGATCATCGCCATTATGACGAACTGGTACTCGGCGGCGTAGACCGGATTCGTTCCAGAGATTATCATCCCTGTCATTATTCCGGGTATCCAGACCCATCCGAGGCTCTTGAGTGAGTCTATCACGGGTATCAGGGACGCACGTACACCCGTCTCGACGTGGCGCGAGACGACACGTGACGGAGCGGCTCCGAGTGAGAGACCCGCCTCTATTCTCTCTCTGTTCGACTCTATCTCGTCCTTGAGACGGTCGAGAGCGAGCGAGTTGGTCTTCATCGAGTTGGCTATCACCATGCTACCTACGGGAACGAGGTCACGTATCCTCGGCTCTATCGCCCCCACGGCTGTCATAGTCAGTATCACAGTCGTGGCTCCGACGGTCACAGAGACGGAGGCGACCCTCAGAACCCCGGGGAACCCCTCGGCGCGATCCTTAGATATCCAAGCCGCTCCCCCAAGCATGAAGATGAGGACGACACCGCCGTAGTAGACGGGGAGTGTGAGTATGAGTCCTATGACCGATCCCATCAAGAGAACCTGTACGAAACCCCTGACGAAGGCGGCTCCCATCTCCCTTTCGAGACCCAGTCCTCTGAGGCTCGACACAGCCAGAACTACGAGGGCTATGGCTGTCGCGGCTCCGACCTGTTTCAGACCCTTCAGAACCACGGGATCCTCGAAGCTCTCGACGAGAGACTCGATCACGTCTCTATGACCTCCTCTACTGACCCCGACCGGGTTACACGTCCGTCCCTGAGACGTACCGCTGTGTCACACAGACGTCTCGCCTGCGACTTGTCGTGTGTGACGACGACACCGGTCATACCCTCTGTCTCCCTGAGCCTCAGAACCACCTCCTCAACTGCCTCCTCTGCGCGCGAGTCGAGGCTCGAAGTCGGCTCGTCGAGGAGTATCACCTCGGGCTTGTTGAAGACGGTGCGTGCTATCGAGACTCTCTGAGCCTCTCCTCCCGACAGGTTCGAGACCTCCCTTTCGGAGTATCCCTCGAGACCCACACGTTCGAGAAGCGACCCGACCTCCTCGTCGTCGAACTCCTCGTCACGCAGACGTCTTCCCATAGTCACGTTGTCATAGACTGTTCCCTCGACGAGTGCGGGTGACTGTAGAACCAGACCCACTCGTCTACGTAGCTCTCTCGGGGGGATCTCTCGGTAGTCGACTCCGTCAACGAGTACGGTGCCTCGCGTGGGCTCGTCGAGACGGTTGAATAAACGCAGAAGAGACGACTTACCGGCTCCTGACGGTCCGACGACGCCCAGGAACTCGCCCTCTTCGACCGATACCGAGACCGAGTCGACGACAGCCTCACCCTCGATCTCACGGCTCAGGTCACGTGTCTGTATCTTCGCCTGCGTGGATTCGGCGCCTTCCCGGTTCGCGCGGATCGGTTGTGTCTCTGAACTCTTTCCCATCGGTGTAGTATACGCCGGTCTCCAAGAAATACACCGGGGAAAGACTTATGTTAACACGTACCAATCTTCACGTGAATGGTTGACACACGACCCACAGTGTCTAAGAAGAGGTTTCTGACCGACCGCGCGAGACGTATATTCGAGGGACTCGGCTACTCAGTAGATGCCGACTCCGACGACGAGACACTGAGTGCCGAGAGGGACGACAAAGTCGTACGTATCGCGCCGCTTCCCGAGACCGAGATAGAAGACTCAGACGGGGAGACTGCGTGCCCCTTCCAGTGGCAGGACGACAAGTACTGCTTCGTCGCCGACTCGGAGTCAGGGGATCTCGAACGTGTCAAGAAGGCGGTCACAGATCTCGTACCGTCGGGAAGCGACTGGGTTGTGATGGGAGTCACCGAGTCAGGCTACGAAGTACACGGTTAGTCTCTTCGTCTTCTCTCGTTTCTCTAAAGGGTCGGGTTTTTACGTCGGAAGGAGTTACTGTGTCCTGGTATGTCTCTCGATCTCGGTGTTGGACTTAGACTTGGACTCGGGCTTACTCCGGATATGCTCGTAGTCTTCACGGTTATTCTGGTGGCTCTACTCCTCTTCGTGACCGAGCCGGTGCCGATAGACATCACAGCTATCGGCATAATGGTGGCTCTGATGGTTCTCGAACCCTGGACACAGATATCGCCGCGTGAGGGGATTTCGGGCTTCGCTAACCCCGCGACGGTCACGGTTCTCGCCATGATGCTTCTGAGTGAGGGGGTGAGACGCACAGGAGCGATACATAGGCTCGGCTCTACCGTCTCGGAGATAACCGGAGACAGTGAGACGAAACAGCTGGGTGCTACAGTGGGTATAGTCAGTCCCCTCTCGGGGTTCATAAACAACACCGCGGCTGTGGCTATCCTCCTGCCCATGGTTACCAACCTCGCTCAGTCGAAGGGTACCTCGCCGTCTAAGCTCCTCCTTCCGATGTCGTATGCGTCTATGTTCGGAGGAATGCTCACACTGATAGGCACCTCGACAAACTTACTCGCGAGCAACGTCTCGGAACGTCTCGGCGTCGGTTCTTTCAGCATGTTCGAGTTCACACATCTCGGCGTGATAGTCCTCGCGTGGGAACCGTCTACCTCATGACGGTCGGTCAGAGGCTCACGCCCGAGAGGATAAAGCCCGAGGAGAAGACGTCGGAGTCCGAGAAGTTCGTCTCGGAGGTAACAGTCCTTGAGGGGTCGCCTTTCGTCGGGATGACTGTCAAAGAGGCACTCGACACTGTCAACCTCGACTTCGAGATTCTCCGTATACACCATGGCGACAGAGAGATCGCAGACACCGACTCTATAGAGGCGACTACGGTACGTCCCGACGACGTCTTCGTACTCAGGGCGACTCAGGAAACACTCGCGTCTCTCCTCGACATAGAGGGTGTCAGCCTCGAACCTGAGGAAGAGGAAGTCGAGGAGGGCAAGACACTCGTCGAGATAGTCGTGACCTCGGGAGCCTTCTTAGAGGGAGAGACTATCCGAACCGCCGAGTTCGAGGAGAGGTACGACTCGACGGTTCTGGCTGTGAGGAAAGGCGCGGAGGTGATACAGAAACGTCTGAGTGAGATCCGTCTACGTCCCGGAGATCTACTCCTGATAGAGACCGAGACCGAGACCATAGAGATGCTCGGCGACGACCCCGACATACTCGTCGTGGGCGAGGTCGACAGACAGAACTTCAGGACGTCGAAGATCAAGATCGCAGTAGGAGTAGTCGCGGGTGTGGTCGGACTCGCCGCATTCGGCGTCCTGCCTATACTCGTCTCGGCACTTGCGGGCGTCTTAGCCATGGTGGTCACGGGCTGTATCAGACCCAACGAGCTCTACGACGCGGTTCACTGGGACGTCTTTTTCCTCCTCGCGGGCGTCATACCTCTCGGAATCGCGCTCGAAAAGACGGGAGGAGCCCGGTTCCTCGGCGATCTCGTAGTTAGCAGTGCTAACTTCCTCCCGCCTATCGGTGTCCTCGCTCTCTTCTACCTCGTAACCGCGTTACTCACCAACATTGTCAGCAACAACGCGAGTGTAGTCCTCATGATCCCTGTCGCAGTAGAGGCGGCGTCACGTCTCGGTGCCAACGAGTTCTCGTTCGTCCTCGCAGTTACCTTCGCGGCTTCGACGGCTTTCATGACCCCCGTGGGATACCAGACCAACCTCTTCGTCTACGGTCCGGGTGGATACAGGTTCACCGACTACCTCCGTGTCGGCGGTCCTCTCCAGATATTACTCGCCGCCGTCACGACCGGAGGGATCGCCTTCTTCTGGGGTGTCTGATCCTACCTTACTCTATCTCACGAGACCCACGGCACCCACGCTCTCAGCCAGAATCCAGACGACGAAGACGCCGTAGACTCCTAGGAGGAGGTAGGCTTCGCGTCTGCTGAGTTTGAGGTCTGTCCTGAGGAAGACGAACAGGACGACTGTGGCGAGTACTAGAAAGCCCATCATGGGAACGACGTGTGAGAAGACCACTGTGTCTGTCCCGACAATCATTATACCCGCGGGAACAGCGACTAGGAGGTCGAATGTGTTGCTACCTAAGACGTTGGCGAGGCTCACGGTTCCCTTCCCCGATCTCATGGCTTCGACACTCACGAAGGCGTCGGGTAGGCTCGTGCCCGCGGCGACGACAATCAGACTCCAGAAGAAAGCCGGCGTGTCAAATACCTCACCGAGACCTTCGGCGGATCTCACGAGACCCTCGACTCCGACGACTATGACGCCTAAGCTCACGGCTAAGACAGCCCAGTTCTTCGCGGGCGAGACGTCCGACTCGGGGGCGTCGTAGTCAGCAGTGTCGAGGTACTGTATGAAGACATACAGGAGATACAGGAGGAGTGGCACGGCTGCTAGGAGACGTGTGACACGTCCTTCGAGGAGGTCTCTTCCTCCGACGGGGTTGTATATGACTGCGAACGAGAAGGTGAGGAGAAGTGTCGCTACAGAGACCATGTAGAACTGTGTCTCCTTGTAGACTATGTCGCGGTCGATCTCTACTGTTCCCCCGTTGTACAAGACCGAGAGAGCGGGTATCACGAGTATGTTGAATACCGCGGAGCCGACTATGGCTCCGACCCCTATCTCGAACTCACCCCTGAGTGCCGAGAGGACTGTCGCAGATATCTCGGGCATGCTCGACCCCACGGCGGCGATCACGGCTCCCTGAACGATACCCGGTAAGCCGTAGTAGGCGGCGAGCTTGTCGGCGGAGTCCTCGAAGTAAGAAGACGACTTCCAGATAACCACCGACGAGACAGCCGCGAGACCGAAGAGAAACAGGGCTTCGATGACCATGTCGTCTGTAGACACGACCCCGACGAAAATCCACCGGTCTGTGGTCTCGAAACTAATATCTTTGTCGCGGTTATATCCCACTGTAGTGACCGTCGATATTCTCCATCTGAGCGACACACATCTCGGATACAGACAGTACCGGAGCGACCTGAGGCGTCAGGACTTCACCGACGCCTTCGAGGAAGCGGTCGAGGTCGCCGTAGAGAGGGACGTCGATGCCGTAGTACATACGGGTGACCTCTTCGACTCGCGTGATCCCTCG from Candidatus Afararchaeum irisae encodes the following:
- a CDS encoding NRDE family protein — encoded protein: MCTVLFAKNVFESYPVVIAANRDESYDREFSSPETRETEDEGDSVDWIFAPRDEREGGTWIGFNSEGTSVAVTNIETEDGDSQDSNTDDETEVRSRGLLCDDVLSESGDIEDLEDVVRHSVDENEYEGFNLVVGTTSRAFVAVYDGDLDFVYPEDGIHVVTNSRFDDPDDKAVRVSDSLPEPSLGLDDWVDEAECLLSRDDIDVCLHSHEDDDKGTTSSSIIGVRNPDVSESFYLFADGAPCEADYEKFTPPGSPGSGSGSGRSS
- a CDS encoding DUF2309 domain-containing protein; amino-acid sequence: MSTETDTDIHGSIEATADKVGSVWPLHSFVTANPLSGFEDQPFHEAVEEGARLFGGDGYPSAEVFRRAWENGDIETELLKTKLVEHGYAPDPEATLGRIAESESDVYSASDDTTADEESATERVDRLLTKWLSVFLDQGKAHWSMPSREEGFYTAFLTVARNDGEVPNTKRLTELSTDPAEAISEILSEYPRSEWQTVFEYHLTALPGWTGFIKQRIDDGDSWQSAYPITLTEYVAARLVLADIVDAPIHPEEASDPRFLDDANPTQTDTYDDSVTLPLPAVWLSAWEATYRNQLVDAVSEESESLEQSRSSTSTSTSTSTDGDSHRPDAQLVFCIDTRSEIIRRHIEATGDYETHGYAGFFGVPMRYKGYNTDVAADACPPIVETQHYIVDSPSDTGNQERIAHDHWTNLFGAATDLLKTLKGNAATVFNFVEATGSGYGPMLATRTLLPRRVYDFLETKDDFVPNHHEFCELSVGNQCLSDGLTLDDKVEYATTAFELMGWEEFSRLVVFVGHASETTNNPFGSSLDCGACAGNPGGPNARVLATVCNDNAVQEELRDLGFEIPDDTVFVAGEHNTTTDEIELYTDGVPESHEAELEQLSEDLATARAGAASERYSDSDSGGIRETERRSADWAETRPEWGLAGNASFVIGPRQLTSGLDLDGRAFLHSYDWSTDPDGDALEAIMTGPMVVTQWINSQYYFAAVDTAVYGSGSKVTHNPVGNIGVYQGNGGDLMTGLPLQSLRKSDDELYHKPLRLSTVIHAPLERVNQVLSDHKEVTQLLDNSWLSLTVVDPTQGHRAFDYEGEFDWTSVSGETRSKPESDSEPEVTDSRIAADD
- the mvaD gene encoding phosphomevalonate decarboxylase MvaD; translation: MTRKATAIAHPIQGLIKYHGLRDDELRIPYHDSISVCTAPSSTKTTVEFGHEDDTVIVDGEEIDDSGYERASKILDKVREISDVSSGARVESENTFPSNVGLGASSSGFGALSVAAVRAAGLDLSLEEISAIARRGATSATRSVTGGFSHLRTSMVDEECASERIQTGFDEDDLRIVVGLVPEFKHTARAHDEAAESHLFESRLAYIHGAVAEMRKSLRDGDFDETFSSAESDSLSLLAVTMTGPENWIYWQPETLELLELARGLRDDGVPVYFSTDTGATAYLNTTKEHADRVADEVEDLGVESRVWKVGGSARTVDDHLF
- a CDS encoding aminotransferase class V-fold PLP-dependent enzyme translates to MDTEDLRRDMPALDDCVYLNTGASGPSPRRVVEAGEEFLEYHEYDSPAREGMYTSAADVLAETRDSVASLVNADSDESEICLTQSTTEGINIVAEALDWEEGDKAVMTDIEHSSGILPWKRLRDLHGIDVEVAETTDGYLMREEDDRDAFKDAVADANIVCLSSISWNYGTRLDVEDAVGIAHDAGAKVLVDAAQSPGQVGVDVKDWEADFVAGTGHKWLLGPWGAGFLYADSEAVEGTRSSRVGYRGVKNPNDDDFEYEDGARRFEIATLPAATYAGFAEAVKTFEEIGLGEVEDEIRRLTDRLKDGIDDDRLISPREYESGLVSFEADDPEKLVERLSDDSVEIRSIPDPHCVRVSVHAFNNSEDIDAVLERI
- a CDS encoding PAS domain S-box protein, with the protein product MNDSLYELIVEESNDGVLVAQDGEVVYANQRLQEMTGYSDDEILGSSKTMAVAPEYVREVEGYHRARMEGKPAPSRYEVEIQTEDGDRVPVELSVSRVIYEGEPVSVSFWRDITETKEKTRELQDLKREYDSVFENVQDALFLLNVDQDGTVWFQRFNQREEEYTGKSTEEIRGKTPVEAFGEDLGSDLRANYRECVERQETVTYEEEITLGDETRVWQTKLTPVVVDGRVEKIVGSGRDITERKEYEEDLERARKRLRVLFDEAPDAMAIHGSEGEILDVNRGAVDYTGYSRDELLSMNVSDFEAGKDEEDLREMWSEMEPGETAKLETRHRRADGSTYPVEVWVSRIDVHGEPRYLALARDITERNEYEEELEEKNALLSTLFESLPVGVLAEDSSRRVLKTNQQMFDLFGIPGDPDEVVGNDCEKMADEMKDLFVDSEGFVERINSIVESNEPVDKEKIQLVDGRTFERTHRPVEMLGDDGHLWIYRDITQNKEYENELKHAREELRQVIDLVPDMIFAKNREGKYLLANQKTADVYGSTSEEIEGSFEKEVIPNPEDSEEFRRDDIEVIESGEPKQNPVETITTADGEKRVLQTTKIPYKVPGTGEDAVLGYARDVTELKEYEEELEEQRDSLEVLNQVVRHDIRNDLQLVLAYTDALEMYVEEEGEKYIEKVLDAARDAVDITTTARDVTEVMLQSEADRCPVNLRLTLENEVDDAQSNHENALITVDGSVPDVDVLANDMLESVFRNILNNAVQHNDKEVAEVTVSATVEGEDAVVRVADNGLGIPDERKEEIFGKGEKGLESEGTGIGLYLVHTLVDEYGGDVWVEDRHDGTEGSVFRVRLRTA